AGGTCCGTTGATGCCCTATCTGAAGTATCTTATTTGTTTTAATATGGGTATCATACATCCGTTTTACATCCTCAACGGTCCGGGCCATGGCTTTCTCACAAAATACATTAAGGCCGGAATTTAAACAATCAATGGTAATATGAGCATGTTCAAACAAAGGGGTTGCAATCACCACACCATCCAATTTTTCCCTTTCAATGAGTTTGCGGTAATCGTTGTAAGTTTTGGGACTGAATCCGTTTTTGTTGCAAAATTCAAAAGCAGTATTCAGGTGGGGTTGATAATTATCGCACAATGCACAAATATCTATGTTATCTTCTTTCATCACCAGAATCATATTCCTTAACAGTTCCTGGCCCCGTGAGCCTGTGCCAATAAAGGCAATTCTTACACGGTCCCCGGCACCCTTAGAAACAGTATCTCCGGCAAAAACTTTGAGCCAGGGAGTTGCGGCCAAAAAAGCGGCAGAACCACCAATGGCCATATTTTTTAAAAATTCTCTACGTGAATTAATCGGTGTGTCCATACGAATATATTATTGATATTTCTTTATTTACATTTTTATTAAAAACTAAGGCCTTAAGCGGATTAAACTTCGCAACAATGGCATCTGCTTCTTGCAAATTTACCAATAACAATGTTGTCGAAAGTACTTCCGCGATTACCGGACAACTGCATTGCACAAAAGAAATCCGGTTATTTTCTTCAATTTGTAAATTTTTAGGATTAACAATATGATATTTATTGCCCAGTATATTTTCTGTCAAAGCCCCGCTAAATGAAACGCAACTGTCATTTAAATAAAAAACAGGCATGGAACCTGAAATATTCCTCATAGAAAGCGGCCAGTTCGGGCCATAAGGATGAGTTCCCCGCGTAAGGACAGAACTTCCTCCAAAACTGATAAAACAATCTTTAACACTAAAAGAAGTAAGTATCTTTTCGGTCTCTCTCAGTACCAAACCCTT
The DNA window shown above is from Bacteroidota bacterium and carries:
- a CDS encoding FAD:protein FMN transferase, giving the protein PEMNDVAGGELALKIEKEALALEKLLSRFDSQAEVFRVNEAAFREEIPVSDRLWKILQDCFRFNEWTSGYFDIGLGYFKNPVKRNQGSLDCGMKDIILNPERKSIKFSTDTVSLDFGAIGKGLVLRETEKILTSFSVKDCFISFGGSSVLTRGTHPYGPNWPLSMRNISGSMPVFYLNDSCVSFSGALTENILGNKYHIVNPKNLQIEENNRISFVQCSCPVIAEVLSTTLLLVNLQEADAIVAKFNPLKALVFNKNVNKEISIIYSYGHTD